From one Thermodesulfovibrionales bacterium genomic stretch:
- a CDS encoding prepilin-type N-terminal cleavage/methylation domain-containing protein, with protein MKTGAMLFDKTDSEDVRLADNGRLAGRPAGFTLLELMVSIAIIGIIILIITGAMRLGFRSVNAGERKIESLERIRSSLALIGYQIQSAMPLIITDNDTKKYSFTGEKTSLQFPTNYSIWGGEKGYVTVTYSIDSDNRGKKTLYASESMIGLSGAGETKLLEAFDDISFEYFYKDPTMEEGEWVEQWTDENSMPEKIRVRLLYGARDLSIIIPMRVKASTPPTQAAPGSTTPLTPATQPTPVKKPFGPA; from the coding sequence ATGAAAACCGGAGCAATGCTTTTCGATAAGACCGACAGCGAAGATGTTCGCCTCGCGGACAACGGAAGGTTGGCGGGCAGACCAGCCGGGTTCACTCTCCTGGAACTCATGGTCTCGATCGCGATCATAGGGATTATCATCCTCATCATAACCGGCGCCATGAGGCTCGGTTTCCGTTCCGTGAACGCCGGAGAAAGAAAGATAGAATCTCTCGAAAGGATCCGCTCATCCCTCGCTCTTATCGGATACCAGATACAGTCCGCAATGCCGCTCATCATCACTGACAACGACACGAAGAAATATTCGTTCACGGGGGAAAAGACGTCTCTGCAGTTCCCCACGAATTATTCCATCTGGGGGGGCGAGAAGGGATACGTGACCGTGACATACAGTATAGACTCCGACAACCGGGGAAAGAAGACCTTGTATGCATCGGAAAGCATGATCGGTCTGAGCGGGGCCGGAGAAACGAAGCTCCTCGAAGCCTTTGATGACATCTCCTTTGAGTATTTCTATAAGGATCCGACGATGGAAGAGGGAGAGTGGGTAGAGCAGTGGACGGATGAAAACAGCATGCCCGAAAAGATACGGGTGCGACTCCTCTACGGAGCCAGGGACCTCTCCATAATCATTCCGATGAGGGTGAAGGCATCGACACCACCGACCCAAGCCGCACCCGGTAGCACTACACCCTTGACGCCCGCGACGCAGCCAACGCCGGTCAAGAAACCCTTTGGACCTGCCTAG